The Pseudomonas orientalis genome contains a region encoding:
- a CDS encoding PA4570 family protein, producing the protein MTYLIDAWLDRPHPYLRILHRETGEVCAVLEEEALNELQDQGDLDVNGLSSSEPGVLKEVVRNLFLFCYARALRPATELNGKFHP; encoded by the coding sequence ATGACTTATTTGATAGATGCCTGGCTGGACCGCCCACATCCGTACCTGCGAATCCTGCATCGGGAAACCGGCGAAGTCTGTGCGGTGCTTGAAGAAGAAGCGCTGAATGAACTGCAGGACCAGGGCGACCTGGACGTGAATGGCCTGAGCTCCAGTGAGCCTGGGGTGCTGAAGGAAGTGGTGAGGAATCTGTTTCTGTTCTGCTATGCCCGGGCGTTGCGCCCGGCGACGGAGCTCAATGGCAAGTTCCATCCATGA
- a CDS encoding FKBP-type peptidyl-prolyl cis-trans isomerase, with protein sequence MSEVNLSTDETRVSYGIGRQLGDQLRDNPPPGVSLDAILAGLTDAFAGKPSRVDQEQMAASFKVIREIMQAEAAAKAEAAAGAGLAFLAENAKRDGITTLASGLQFEVLTAGDGAKPTREDQVRTHYHGTLIDGTVFDSSYERGQPAEFPVGGVIAGWTEALQLMNAGSKWRLYVPSELAYGAQGVGSIPPHSVLVFDVELLDVL encoded by the coding sequence ATGTCCGAAGTTAATCTGTCCACCGACGAAACCCGCGTCAGCTACGGTATCGGCCGTCAGTTGGGCGACCAACTGCGCGACAACCCGCCACCGGGCGTAAGCCTGGACGCGATCCTGGCCGGCCTGACCGATGCGTTCGCAGGCAAGCCAAGCCGTGTTGACCAAGAGCAAATGGCGGCCAGCTTCAAGGTGATCCGCGAGATCATGCAAGCCGAAGCCGCTGCCAAGGCTGAAGCTGCCGCAGGTGCGGGCCTGGCATTCCTGGCTGAAAACGCCAAGCGTGACGGCATCACCACACTGGCTTCCGGCCTGCAATTTGAAGTGCTGACGGCCGGTGATGGCGCCAAGCCAACCCGTGAAGATCAAGTGCGCACTCACTACCACGGCACGCTGATCGACGGCACTGTGTTCGACAGCTCCTACGAGCGCGGCCAGCCTGCGGAATTCCCGGTTGGCGGCGTGATCGCCGGCTGGACCGAAGCCCTGCAACTGATGAATGCCGGCAGCAAATGGCGCCTGTACGTGCCGAGCGAACTGGCTTACGGCGCGCAAGGTGTTGGCAGCATTCCGCCGCACAGTGTCCTGGTATTCGACGTCGAGCTGCTCGACGTTTTGTAA
- a CDS encoding glyoxalase superfamily protein, protein MHLGKVTPILRIFDEAKALEFYVDFLGFNVDWQHRFEANFPLYLQVSLGECVLHLSEHHGDASPGAAVQIQAQGVDAYQQQLQAKDYRYAKPGVEQTPWGSREMSIKDPFGNRVVFVEEGEG, encoded by the coding sequence ATGCACTTAGGAAAAGTCACCCCCATCCTGCGGATTTTCGATGAGGCCAAGGCGCTGGAGTTCTATGTCGACTTCCTGGGGTTCAACGTCGACTGGCAGCATCGCTTCGAGGCCAATTTTCCGTTGTACCTGCAAGTGTCGCTGGGAGAGTGCGTGCTGCATTTGTCCGAGCATCATGGCGATGCGTCGCCGGGCGCCGCGGTGCAGATCCAGGCGCAAGGGGTGGATGCGTACCAGCAGCAATTGCAGGCCAAGGACTATCGTTATGCCAAGCCTGGGGTTGAGCAAACGCCTTGGGGCTCGCGGGAGATGAGTATCAAGGACCCGTTTGGGAACCGGGTGGTGTTTGTCGAGGAAGGCGAGGGCTGA
- a CDS encoding dermonecrotic toxin domain-containing protein produces MNTQSVNPSLLANRASNAVIPPTFMAPGATANGSVDAISAFPFPRDTIKGWIQEKVWNLTNQWIDPDKVYLHQFAPANSTHTGSAVTGWEHRGTPESSMTLTDAVASDFFSAERYGTAGKAQALAHFVSSNTSPFSLLDSESVPDFFSRLGKFIFDRTGPGYLYSKIHDDVPAAVETWRDLDAVYGLYLDGPEKGTYDAGNQLRMKPSELLNLVREGDLQKKVMTKLDSFWTQHGDEWRVLAKQQFVMEARAARALNQQDPGRGLSPQAYAEVMKAAASGVPLEGPVSGAQLQAQTTPDPNTKVFGLDINGYQSNDILRFVSKSGTETLYVPGAKPAIQTFKDRAAVDQWVLEQSRDPAKAKALEEHFSLRDRQQGVFGALSADGVDATLTKLGAGTQAANDRVINTRNYPIGGDVFSFMASQTRQRIDKDADTEMKSNAEVRKDDALALLQAGNAVFSIPMALLGPIGLALGAASYTAQVGMEIDQAVEGDTQAERKSGLHSAVMDVATMAFFHALGKAGPSTADPAVESGAQPTTGDKPFFNYRRVNGQIGVLMSPNQPPRLPETPGGPLNPAWDPSMEIYLQAGSKRPSVQPRYEIVEEAAPAAKKPKVEDSEHELSDNEESPSSVASNATSSGDYEPYDDSSVLKVNPFKDGVTLPAGGYFNSRGMIERTDIPKLYRVEKADRVERRGDPEDDGFRDSNFFSGPEKMMEGNVVVASRSKAAAMHFGDTEFDGKYHLYEIDSRGVPVVSFNENIEANPQFVEARQCVAPGTLERMRKAGNLDEFANDSYKFDEVHVDNDQLSSGRIRRIPRY; encoded by the coding sequence ATGAACACTCAGTCTGTAAATCCCAGCCTACTCGCCAATCGGGCCAGCAATGCCGTCATTCCACCCACCTTCATGGCGCCTGGTGCAACGGCGAATGGGAGCGTCGATGCGATCTCGGCGTTCCCTTTTCCCCGCGACACAATCAAAGGCTGGATCCAGGAAAAGGTCTGGAACCTGACGAATCAATGGATCGACCCCGACAAGGTTTACCTGCATCAGTTTGCTCCTGCCAACAGTACCCATACCGGCAGTGCCGTGACCGGTTGGGAGCATCGCGGAACTCCCGAATCATCCATGACGCTGACCGATGCCGTGGCCAGTGATTTTTTTTCGGCCGAACGCTACGGCACGGCCGGCAAGGCTCAGGCGCTGGCGCATTTCGTGTCGTCGAACACCAGCCCGTTTTCGTTGCTGGACAGCGAAAGTGTGCCGGATTTTTTCAGCCGGCTGGGCAAGTTCATTTTCGACCGGACGGGGCCGGGTTACCTCTACTCGAAAATACATGACGATGTTCCCGCCGCCGTGGAGACCTGGCGTGATCTGGACGCCGTCTACGGCCTGTACCTGGATGGCCCGGAAAAAGGTACGTACGACGCCGGCAACCAACTGCGCATGAAGCCCAGCGAGTTGCTGAACCTGGTGCGTGAGGGGGACCTGCAGAAAAAGGTAATGACCAAGCTGGACAGTTTTTGGACGCAGCACGGCGACGAGTGGCGGGTGCTGGCCAAGCAACAGTTCGTGATGGAGGCCCGTGCCGCGCGTGCCCTCAATCAACAAGACCCCGGCCGGGGCCTGAGCCCGCAGGCGTATGCCGAGGTAATGAAAGCGGCAGCATCAGGTGTGCCGCTCGAGGGGCCGGTGTCCGGGGCCCAGTTGCAGGCGCAGACCACGCCGGACCCGAACACCAAGGTGTTTGGCTTGGACATCAATGGCTATCAGTCCAATGACATCCTGCGCTTCGTCTCCAAAAGCGGCACCGAAACGCTCTATGTCCCCGGCGCAAAGCCCGCGATCCAGACGTTCAAGGACCGAGCCGCCGTGGACCAGTGGGTGCTCGAACAAAGCAGGGACCCCGCCAAAGCCAAGGCGCTGGAGGAACATTTCTCGCTGCGTGATCGTCAGCAGGGCGTGTTCGGCGCCCTGAGTGCCGACGGCGTGGACGCTACCCTGACCAAGCTGGGGGCGGGTACCCAGGCGGCCAATGACAGAGTGATCAATACCCGCAATTATCCCATCGGCGGTGACGTATTTTCCTTCATGGCCAGCCAGACACGCCAGCGCATCGACAAGGATGCGGACACCGAAATGAAATCCAACGCCGAAGTGCGCAAGGACGACGCACTGGCCCTGTTGCAAGCCGGTAATGCCGTATTCTCCATCCCCATGGCCTTGCTCGGGCCTATTGGTCTGGCGCTTGGCGCCGCCTCTTACACGGCGCAGGTCGGCATGGAAATCGACCAGGCCGTTGAGGGTGACACCCAGGCCGAGCGCAAGAGCGGGCTGCATTCGGCGGTGATGGATGTTGCGACCATGGCTTTTTTTCATGCCCTCGGCAAGGCCGGCCCGTCCACGGCCGATCCGGCTGTCGAGTCCGGCGCTCAACCGACGACGGGGGACAAGCCTTTTTTCAACTATCGCCGCGTGAACGGGCAGATCGGTGTACTGATGAGTCCGAACCAGCCTCCACGGTTACCCGAAACACCGGGCGGCCCATTGAATCCTGCGTGGGACCCCTCCATGGAGATTTATCTGCAAGCGGGGTCCAAGCGTCCCTCGGTGCAGCCCCGTTATGAGATCGTCGAGGAGGCTGCGCCCGCGGCGAAGAAACCCAAAGTCGAGGACTCGGAACACGAACTGTCGGACAATGAGGAGTCGCCGTCTTCGGTGGCTTCCAATGCCACGTCCTCCGGAGATTACGAACCGTACGACGACAGCAGCGTGCTCAAGGTCAATCCGTTCAAGGACGGCGTCACGCTGCCTGCCGGTGGGTATTTCAACAGTCGCGGGATGATCGAGCGCACCGACATACCCAAGTTGTACCGCGTCGAAAAGGCTGATCGCGTAGAGCGGCGCGGCGACCCGGAAGATGATGGTTTTCGCGACTCCAATTTCTTTTCCGGTCCGGAAAAAATGATGGAGGGCAATGTCGTGGTGGCCTCTCGCTCGAAAGCGGCGGCGATGCACTTTGGCGACACCGAGTTCGACGGCAAGTACCACCTTTACGAAATCGACAGCCGGGGCGTTCCCGTTGTTTCGTTCAACGAAAATATCGAGGCCAATCCGCAGTTCGTCGAAGCGCGTCAATGCGTGGCACCTGGCACCCTTGAGCGGATGCGCAAAGCGGGCAATCTGGATGAGTTCGCGAACGACTCCTACAAGTTCGATGAGGTGCATGTGGACAATGACCAACTGTCGAGCGGCAGGATCCGCAGAATTCCCCGGTATTGA
- a CDS encoding N-acyl-D-amino-acid deacylase family protein yields the protein MKYDTLIRQALIIDGSNTPGYLADVGVRDGRIETIGDLAAAVAVHEVDATGYVLAPGFVDVHTHDDTVVIRHPQMLPKLSQGVTTVIVGNCGISASPVSLRGNPPDPMNLLGNAEAFAYPRFVDYRAAVERVRPAVNVAALIGHTALRSNHMDDLHRTATAHEIAAMRMQLQESLEAGALGLSTGLAYASAFNAETDEVLQLSEELTAYGAVYATHLRSEFEPVLDAMDEAFLIGRHARAPVIISHLKCAGAGNWGRSPHLLASLEAAAKTHPVGCDCYPYAASSSTLDLKQVTDAFRITITWSTPHPEMGGRDLQDIAGEWGVALMDAARRLQPAGAVYYGMDEADVRRILAHPLIMVGSDGLPEDPFPHPRLWGAFPRVLGHFSRDVGLFPLHTAIHKMTGLSAARFGLAQRGEIHEGFWADLVLFDPARVRDMADFKAPQRAAEGIEGVWINGVLSYSEGQANAQRAGRFLARSGDLRRGFQTGARDAV from the coding sequence ATGAAGTACGACACGCTGATTCGCCAGGCGCTGATCATTGATGGCAGTAACACGCCTGGTTACCTCGCCGATGTGGGCGTGCGCGACGGGCGTATCGAGACGATCGGCGACCTGGCGGCGGCGGTGGCCGTGCATGAAGTTGACGCCACCGGCTACGTACTGGCGCCGGGCTTTGTCGATGTGCACACCCATGACGACACGGTCGTGATCCGCCACCCGCAGATGCTGCCCAAGCTCAGCCAGGGCGTGACCACGGTGATTGTCGGCAACTGTGGCATCAGCGCTTCACCTGTGAGCCTGCGAGGCAATCCACCCGATCCGATGAACCTGCTGGGCAATGCCGAGGCCTTTGCCTACCCGCGTTTCGTCGACTATCGCGCGGCGGTTGAACGCGTTCGGCCCGCAGTCAATGTCGCCGCGCTGATCGGCCACACGGCACTGCGCAGCAATCATATGGACGACCTGCACCGCACGGCCACGGCGCATGAAATCGCGGCCATGCGCATGCAACTGCAGGAGAGCCTCGAGGCCGGTGCCCTGGGCTTGTCCACCGGCCTGGCCTACGCCAGTGCATTCAATGCAGAGACCGATGAGGTGCTGCAACTGAGCGAAGAGCTGACGGCTTATGGCGCGGTGTACGCCACGCATTTGCGCAGTGAGTTCGAGCCGGTATTGGACGCGATGGACGAAGCGTTCCTGATCGGTCGACATGCCAGGGCACCGGTGATTATTTCTCACCTCAAGTGCGCCGGTGCGGGAAACTGGGGGCGCAGCCCGCACCTGTTGGCGTCGCTTGAAGCGGCGGCGAAAACCCATCCGGTGGGCTGCGACTGCTATCCCTACGCGGCGAGCTCTTCGACGCTGGATCTCAAGCAGGTCACCGACGCGTTTCGCATCACCATCACCTGGTCCACGCCCCATCCTGAAATGGGCGGGCGCGACTTGCAGGACATTGCCGGAGAGTGGGGCGTTGCGCTGATGGACGCCGCCCGTCGCCTGCAACCGGCGGGGGCGGTTTATTACGGCATGGATGAGGCGGACGTGCGACGCATTCTTGCCCACCCGTTGATCATGGTCGGCTCTGACGGGTTGCCCGAAGACCCGTTTCCCCATCCCCGGTTGTGGGGCGCGTTCCCACGGGTGCTGGGACATTTCAGCCGCGATGTCGGATTGTTTCCGTTACACACGGCGATACACAAGATGACCGGGCTGTCGGCGGCGCGTTTCGGCCTGGCTCAACGCGGTGAAATTCACGAGGGATTCTGGGCCGACCTGGTGCTCTTCGATCCTGCGCGTGTGCGTGACATGGCCGATTTCAAGGCGCCTCAACGTGCGGCCGAAGGGATTGAGGGCGTATGGATCAACGGCGTCTTGAGCTACAGCGAAGGGCAGGCGAACGCACAGCGGGCCGGGCGCTTTCTGGCGCGCAGCGGTGATTTGCGCCGGGGGTTTCAGACCGGAGCGCGGGATGCGGTATGA
- a CDS encoding MurR/RpiR family transcriptional regulator, whose protein sequence is MDILYQIRARQDSFSAGEGRIARLMLDDVGFAASASLEALSQRAEVSTATLSRFARSVGCRDLRDLRLQLAQASGVGSRFLDPAGLPEQSAFHRQILGDIEATLRQHLSGFNQHSFVDAVSVLGKARMIHAFGMGGPSSLGSDELQVRLVRLGYPIAACHDPVMMRVTAATLGPEQALIVCSLTGLTPELLDVVRLARNYDARIVAITLADSPLAELADVLLPLQPAETSFIYKPTAARYGMLLAIDLLATELALAMPDANQERLRRIKLALDDYRGGPDSLPLGD, encoded by the coding sequence ATGGACATCCTCTACCAGATCCGCGCCCGGCAGGACTCTTTCAGCGCCGGCGAAGGGCGTATCGCCAGGCTGATGCTCGACGATGTGGGCTTTGCCGCGTCGGCCAGCCTGGAAGCGCTGTCGCAACGGGCCGAGGTCAGTACCGCCACCTTGTCGCGCTTTGCGCGCAGTGTCGGTTGCCGCGACTTGCGCGACCTGCGCCTGCAGTTGGCTCAGGCCAGTGGTGTGGGCAGCCGCTTTCTGGACCCGGCGGGGTTGCCGGAACAGTCGGCGTTTCATCGGCAGATCCTCGGTGATATCGAGGCGACGCTGCGCCAGCATCTGTCTGGCTTCAATCAACACAGCTTTGTCGATGCGGTGAGCGTGTTGGGCAAGGCACGGATGATTCACGCGTTCGGTATGGGCGGCCCGTCGAGCCTGGGCAGCGATGAGTTGCAGGTGCGGCTGGTGCGCCTGGGCTATCCGATTGCGGCCTGCCATGACCCGGTGATGATGCGGGTGACGGCCGCGACCCTGGGGCCGGAGCAGGCGCTGATCGTTTGCTCGCTGACCGGCCTTACGCCTGAGTTGCTGGATGTGGTGAGGTTGGCGCGCAACTACGATGCGCGCATTGTCGCGATCACCCTGGCCGATTCCCCCCTGGCCGAGTTGGCCGATGTGCTGCTGCCGTTGCAACCGGCTGAAACCAGTTTTATCTATAAACCGACGGCTGCGCGCTACGGCATGCTGCTGGCCATCGACCTGCTGGCCACCGAGTTGGCCCTGGCCATGCCTGATGCCAATCAGGAACGCCTGCGCCGGATCAAACTGGCCCTGGACGATTATCGCGGCGGCCCTGACAGCCTGCCGCTTGGAGACTGA
- a CDS encoding gluconate:H+ symporter, with protein MIYEFHNVFDVTLSEEYRMAALPGFGLLAYAAIAIIALIVLIARYRLNPFIVITLVSIGLALMAGMPADTIMGSYEAGVGKTLGHIALVVALGTMLGKMMAESGGAEQVARTLINRFGERNAHWAMVCIAFLVGLPLFFEVGFVLLVPIAFTVARRVGVSILMVGLPMVAGLSVVHALVPPHPAAMMAVLAYNASVGQTVLYAILIGIPTAIIAGPVYAKFIVPHIHLPAENPLERQFIEREPRTRLPSFALTMGTLLLPVVLMMIGGWANVISTPGSGFNQFLLFIGNSVIALLVATLVSFWTLGLAQGFNRESILKFTNECLAPTASITLLVGAGGGLNRILVDAGVTHEILGLAHAFQLSPLVMGWLFAALMRIATGSATVAMTTASGVVAPVALGMGYPHPELLVLATGAGSVIFSHVNDGGFWLIKEYFNMTVIQTFKTWTVLETLISVVAFGLTYGLSCLL; from the coding sequence ATGATTTATGAGTTTCACAACGTATTCGACGTGACCCTTTCCGAGGAGTACCGCATGGCCGCATTACCGGGCTTCGGGCTGTTGGCATACGCTGCCATCGCCATCATTGCTTTGATCGTGCTGATCGCACGTTACCGTCTTAACCCGTTTATCGTCATCACGCTGGTGTCCATTGGCCTGGCGCTGATGGCCGGGATGCCGGCGGACACCATCATGGGGTCTTACGAGGCGGGCGTCGGCAAGACCCTGGGGCATATCGCCCTGGTGGTGGCGCTGGGCACCATGCTCGGCAAGATGATGGCCGAGTCCGGTGGCGCGGAGCAGGTGGCCCGTACGTTGATCAACCGTTTCGGCGAGCGTAATGCCCATTGGGCCATGGTCTGCATCGCGTTCCTGGTGGGGTTGCCGCTGTTTTTCGAGGTGGGCTTTGTATTGCTGGTGCCGATCGCCTTCACCGTGGCGCGGCGCGTGGGCGTGTCGATCCTGATGGTCGGCCTGCCGATGGTCGCCGGCCTGTCGGTGGTGCATGCGCTGGTGCCGCCGCACCCGGCGGCGATGATGGCGGTGCTGGCGTATAACGCTTCGGTCGGGCAGACCGTGCTGTATGCGATCCTGATCGGTATTCCGACGGCGATCATCGCCGGCCCGGTCTACGCCAAATTTATCGTGCCGCACATTCACCTGCCGGCGGAAAACCCGCTGGAGCGCCAGTTTATCGAGCGCGAACCGCGTACCCGTTTGCCGAGCTTCGCGCTGACCATGGGCACCCTCCTGTTGCCGGTCGTGCTGATGATGATCGGCGGTTGGGCCAATGTGATTTCTACACCTGGCAGCGGCTTCAACCAGTTCCTGTTATTTATCGGCAACTCGGTGATCGCGTTGCTGGTGGCGACCCTGGTGAGTTTCTGGACGCTGGGCCTGGCCCAGGGCTTCAACCGTGAGTCGATCCTCAAGTTCACCAATGAATGCCTGGCGCCCACGGCAAGCATCACGCTGCTGGTAGGGGCGGGCGGTGGCTTGAACCGAATCCTGGTGGATGCCGGCGTCACTCACGAAATTCTCGGCCTGGCCCATGCGTTCCAGCTGTCGCCACTGGTGATGGGCTGGTTGTTCGCCGCGCTGATGCGTATCGCCACGGGCTCGGCCACGGTGGCCATGACCACGGCGTCCGGTGTGGTGGCGCCGGTCGCTTTGGGCATGGGTTATCCCCACCCTGAATTGCTGGTCTTGGCGACCGGTGCAGGTTCAGTGATCTTTTCCCACGTCAACGACGGCGGCTTCTGGCTGATCAAGGAATACTTCAATATGACGGTGATCCAGACCTTCAAGACCTGGACCGTGCTGGAAACCCTGATTTCGGTGGTGGCCTTCGGTCTGACCTACGGTCTGTCCTGCCTTTTGTAA
- a CDS encoding lysozyme inhibitor LprI family protein → MIRTTLAVGALLLAVGGTAAAADNPALTKCMDGAQTTADMVGCNVKEAKVQDARLNKAYKTALAAQEGNRKQQLQDLQRLWIKYRDANCAFAGSATGGTIDQVNGSGCVLDMTQTRAQELEDLVGP, encoded by the coding sequence ATGATTCGCACCACACTCGCCGTCGGCGCCCTGCTTCTGGCTGTGGGCGGCACTGCTGCCGCCGCCGACAACCCGGCGCTGACAAAATGCATGGACGGCGCCCAGACCACCGCCGATATGGTCGGCTGCAATGTCAAGGAAGCCAAGGTGCAGGATGCACGATTGAACAAGGCTTATAAGACCGCACTGGCCGCCCAGGAAGGCAACCGCAAGCAACAGCTGCAGGATCTGCAGCGCCTGTGGATCAAGTACCGTGACGCTAACTGCGCCTTTGCGGGCAGCGCCACCGGCGGCACCATTGATCAGGTCAACGGTTCCGGCTGTGTGCTGGACATGACCCAGACCCGTGCGCAGGAACTCGAAGACCTGGTCGGGCCATAG
- a CDS encoding SulP family inorganic anion transporter, with the protein MKLTRLRADALAGLTTSFALLPECIAFALVAHLNPLMGLYGAFIICTLTALFGGRPGMVSGAAGSMAVVIVALVVQHGVEYLLATVLLGGLIMLAFGLLRLGKLVRMVPHPVMLGFVNGLAIIIALAQLEHFKRGETWLSGTPLYVMVALVAVTMAIVYLLPRLTRAVPPALVAILGVGLAVYLLGLPTRTLGDMAHIAGGLPTFALPQIPWTLETLGIIAPYAFLMAMVGLLETLLTLNLTDEITETRGYPDRESVALGAANMVSGLFGGMGGCAMIGQTVINLSSGGRGRFSGVFAGVMILLFILFLSPLIERIPLAALVGVMFVVSQQTFAWASLRVINKVPLNDVLVIIAVTVITVFTDLATAVLCGIVIAALNFAWQQARELYADEHLEADGSKLYRLHGTLFFASTTPFLNQFDPANDPAQVTLDCRHLSFVDYSAIAALMTLRERYSKAGKHLRVLHLSERCKKLLKRARVQHD; encoded by the coding sequence ATGAAGCTCACCCGTCTGCGCGCCGACGCCCTGGCCGGTCTCACCACGTCATTTGCATTGTTGCCCGAATGCATCGCCTTCGCCCTGGTGGCCCATCTCAACCCGTTGATGGGGCTTTACGGTGCCTTCATCATCTGCACGCTCACCGCGTTGTTCGGCGGCCGGCCCGGCATGGTGTCCGGCGCGGCCGGTTCCATGGCGGTGGTGATCGTGGCGCTGGTGGTGCAACACGGCGTGGAGTATCTGCTGGCGACCGTGTTGCTGGGCGGCTTGATCATGCTCGCGTTCGGCCTGCTGCGCCTGGGCAAGCTGGTGCGCATGGTGCCGCACCCGGTGATGCTGGGGTTCGTCAATGGCCTGGCGATTATCATTGCGCTGGCGCAGTTGGAACACTTCAAACGTGGCGAAACCTGGCTCAGCGGTACACCGCTGTACGTGATGGTCGCGCTGGTCGCGGTCACCATGGCCATCGTCTACCTGCTGCCACGCCTGACCCGCGCCGTGCCGCCGGCCCTGGTGGCGATCCTCGGCGTGGGCCTGGCCGTGTACCTGCTCGGCCTGCCCACCCGCACCCTCGGCGATATGGCGCACATCGCCGGCGGCCTGCCGACCTTCGCGCTGCCGCAGATCCCCTGGACCCTGGAAACCCTCGGCATCATCGCGCCCTATGCATTCCTGATGGCAATGGTCGGCCTGCTGGAAACCCTGCTGACCCTCAACCTCACCGACGAAATCACCGAAACCCGTGGCTACCCCGACCGCGAAAGCGTAGCCCTGGGCGCTGCGAATATGGTCTCGGGCCTGTTCGGCGGCATGGGCGGTTGCGCGATGATCGGGCAAACCGTGATCAACCTCAGTTCCGGTGGGCGCGGGCGTTTCTCCGGGGTGTTTGCCGGGGTGATGATCCTGCTGTTCATTCTGTTTCTGTCGCCGCTGATCGAGCGGATTCCGCTGGCGGCCCTGGTGGGAGTGATGTTCGTGGTGTCCCAGCAGACGTTCGCCTGGGCGTCGTTGCGGGTGATCAACAAGGTCCCGCTCAATGACGTGCTGGTGATCATCGCGGTGACGGTCATCACCGTGTTCACCGACCTGGCGACCGCTGTGTTGTGCGGTATCGTCATCGCCGCGCTGAATTTTGCCTGGCAGCAGGCGCGTGAGCTGTATGCCGATGAGCACCTGGAAGCCGACGGCAGCAAACTGTATCGCCTGCACGGCACCTTGTTCTTTGCTTCGACCACGCCGTTCCTGAATCAATTCGACCCGGCCAACGACCCGGCCCAGGTCACGCTCGATTGTCGTCACCTGAGCTTTGTCGACTATTCAGCGATTGCCGCGCTGATGACCCTGCGCGAGCGCTACAGCAAAGCGGGCAAGCATTTGCGCGTGCTGCACTTGTCGGAGCGCTGCAAGAAGCTGCTCAAGCGCGCCAGGGTTCAGCACGACTGA
- a CDS encoding NAD-dependent epimerase/dehydratase family protein — protein sequence MNVFVTGAAGFIGGSIATGLVKAGHAVTGLVRSAEQAAEMTALGITPVIGTLDDVAVLTEQAQHADAVINAASSDHRAAVETLVAALKGSNKPFLHTSGSSIVGDASGGKASDVIYFEDNLPQPTADKAARVAIDNLILAAAKEGVNSAVICNTLIYGHSLGVKRDSVQLPRLLKQARKSGVVRHVGPGRNIWSNVHIEDVVALYLLALTRNVPGTFYFVESGEAAFIDMTTAIAQALNLGEPQDWPLAEAEAEWGYEMANYGLGSNSRVRGQHARERLGWAPKRTSVVEWIRNEMV from the coding sequence ATGAATGTATTCGTTACCGGCGCAGCCGGTTTTATCGGCGGCTCCATCGCCACCGGTCTGGTCAAGGCCGGGCACGCCGTCACCGGTCTGGTGCGCAGCGCCGAGCAAGCCGCTGAAATGACCGCACTGGGCATCACCCCAGTGATCGGCACCCTCGATGACGTCGCCGTATTGACCGAGCAGGCGCAGCACGCCGATGCGGTGATCAATGCCGCCAGCAGCGACCATCGCGCGGCCGTCGAAACGCTGGTGGCGGCCTTGAAAGGCTCCAACAAGCCGTTCCTGCACACCAGCGGTTCGAGCATCGTCGGCGACGCGTCGGGCGGCAAGGCCAGTGATGTCATTTACTTCGAGGACAATCTGCCGCAGCCGACCGCCGACAAGGCCGCTCGCGTGGCGATCGATAACCTGATCCTGGCCGCGGCCAAGGAGGGTGTAAATTCGGCGGTAATCTGTAACACCCTGATCTACGGCCACAGCCTGGGCGTGAAACGCGACAGCGTGCAATTGCCGCGCTTGCTCAAACAGGCTCGCAAGAGTGGTGTGGTGCGCCATGTGGGGCCGGGGCGGAACATCTGGTCCAACGTGCATATCGAAGACGTGGTCGCGCTGTATCTGCTGGCGCTGACCAGAAATGTACCGGGCACGTTCTATTTCGTGGAGAGCGGCGAAGCGGCCTTTATCGACATGACCACGGCGATTGCCCAAGCGCTGAATCTGGGCGAGCCACAGGACTGGCCATTGGCCGAGGCTGAGGCCGAGTGGGGGTATGAAATGGCCAACTACGGCCTGGGCTCCAACAGCCGAGTGCGCGGCCAGCATGCCCGTGAACGGCTGGGCTGGGCGCCGAAGCGTACGTCGGTGGTGGAGTGGATTCGCAACGAAATGGTGTGA